Part of the Streptomyces sp. NBC_01460 genome, CTCCAGGGCGATGTCCGCGGCCGCCTGTGCCGACTCGCACACGAAGAGCACCTCGTCGCCGATGGTCTTCACCACGCGGCCCCGGCCCTCGGTGACCACGTCACCGGTCAGGCTCTCGAACCGGTCGAGCACCTGCACGAGTTCGGCGCTGTCCAGTCCGCGGGTCATCCGGGTGTAGCCGACCATGTCCGTGAATCCCACGGCCCGGTCGCGGACGTCGGCACCCTCCCGGGGCGGCACCGGCCCGCTCGCAGCCTTCCCCGCACGGCCCTTTCCCGGCTCCTGACCGGCGAGCGCGTCCCCCTGCGTCTCGGCCAGGAGCCGTCCTGTCGACGCGGCCAGATGCCGGCGCCAGACATGCCGCTGGAGGAGCTCGATCTCTGGCAGCAGTGCCGCGGCGTGGCCCATCAACTCCTCGTCGTCCCAGGGGGCGGCCGAGTCGTTGTTCATCCAGGCCCAGAGTGTGTGTACCTGCCACTCGGCGAGCCGGGACAGATGGTGCCCGAGAGCGCGCGCCATCATCGTCTCGCTCTCCTCGGTGATGAGGCCGGCCTCGATGAGCCGTTCGCCCGCGCGCAGTGCCTCGACGTCGGCGTCGGTGAACACCCTGGCGTCCTCATCGGCCACCGGAAACCCCAGCGCACGCCAGATCTGCGCGGTCCGCTCGGGCCCGACCCCGGACCGTTCGGCGATGTCCCTCCTCGTCCAGACGCGGCCGCCACCGAGCAGTACCTCCTCGACGGTCCTGCGCGGATCGCCGGGGCCGGACGGGTCAGCCGCGTTCTCCGCCTGACCTGTCGCACTCATGTGGTGTGCACGATCAGCACGTCGAGGCCGGCCTTCCTCGCGATGTCCGCCGGTACGGAGCCGAGGATGCGCCCGGCGAGCGAGCGAAGCCCTCGGTTGCCGACGACCAGGAGGTCGGCCGAGCACTCCTCGGCGATCCGCACGAGTGCGGGAACCGGTTCGTCCTGCACGGCGACCGACCGGACGTTCGACGCGCCCTGCGCGCGGGCGCGGTCCTTGGCGGTCCGCAGGGTGTCCTCGGCGGGTGCCGAGCCCACCACCTGATAGGCCTCGGAACCCAGTTGGTCCTGGGCCAGGGCGAGCTCGGGGCCGCGCATCGGTGCGTAGGCACAGGCGATC contains:
- a CDS encoding adenylate/guanylate cyclase domain-containing protein → MSATGQAENAADPSGPGDPRRTVEEVLLGGGRVWTRRDIAERSGVGPERTAQIWRALGFPVADEDARVFTDADVEALRAGERLIEAGLITEESETMMARALGHHLSRLAEWQVHTLWAWMNNDSAAPWDDEELMGHAAALLPEIELLQRHVWRRHLAASTGRLLAETQGDALAGQEPGKGRAGKAASGPVPPREGADVRDRAVGFTDMVGYTRMTRGLDSAELVQVLDRFESLTGDVVTEGRGRVVKTIGDEVLFVCESAQAAADIALELAARAETEEGLPRMRTGLAHGAVLSRFGDVYGAAVNIAARLTAVARPGTVLVNTVLAGELAGMAPYELKVLRPVSVRGYSRLRPVLLRSARPVVPRIGERTG
- a CDS encoding universal stress protein, whose amino-acid sequence is MIAYRTVMVGTDGSESSFAAVEGAARLAAVCGAELVIACAYAPMRGPELALAQDQLGSEAYQVVGSAPAEDTLRTAKDRARAQGASNVRSVAVQDEPVPALVRIAEECSADLLVVGNRGLRSLAGRILGSVPADIARKAGLDVLIVHTT